GGGGGACGGTGCGCAGCTGCACCGCCGGGCCGGCCGGAGCGGGATGGCGGTGGCACCGTCCGGCCGCTCGGTGCCCCGCCAGGGCCTGGCCATCGCGCCCGCCTCCGGGCCTCAGGCGGCGGCTGGCAGCCCCGGGACGGCGGCGCGGGGCGTCGGATGCCGCGGCGCTGCGCGGGCGGGCGATGCCGAAGCTGCGCGGGGAGGCCTTCTGGAGGGAGACACTGCGGAGCGCCCACTACGTGGTGGCGCCCATGGTGGACCAGAGCGAGCTGGCCTGGAGGCTGCTGAGCCGCCGGCACGGTGCCCAGCTCTGCTACACGCCGATGCTGCACGCCCAGGTCTTCCTCAGGGACGCCAACTACCGCCGCGAGAACCTCTACGGCGAGGCCTGTCCCGAGGACCGGCCGCTCATCGTGCAGGTGAGCGCTGGGACCCCCGGggagcggccccggcccggcccggtcagccccggcggggcagcggcggccgggggGAGCTCCCCGCTACCGGGTGGCGCTGCAGAGGCCCGACGGCAGTGCCAGCcgtgcccgccgccgccccgtcCCGGTGAGCAAACCCGAGCGTTTCCACCTGCGCCAGCTGAGGTTTCCAAATGAGTTCAAGCTGGTCGACCTCACCTAGACTTTAAAGTGGTTATACGCAATGgcagaaatctcattttttgCACCCAGGTACTGCTAGCAGTGCTTGGCTCATGAGGATAAGTGTGTTTTTCTGTCTATCCCTTGTCTGGCAAAGAGAATTTGGTGTCTTAACCGCAGGGGCCTGGGGCACTGGACTTCTCACAGAGTGTCAGTCCACTTTTTTTTGAGTCCCATCTTTTGAGATAGATGGCAGCTGCTCTTCTAGAGTCAGGGATTCTTCCAGGTCTGATACTACTCTGGGAGCACTGCAGCTGAGTAGTTTTCTAGAACCATGGGCTCAGTACTTAGCTATAGAAAAAGGAAGTTAAGACACACTTTTAAAACTTGCGTTGCTTCTGCTTCTTGAGTACAGTGTGAGGTTCAGGTACTTCCCTCCACTCGTCCcaaagagggagaggagcctgtggggctggagaATAATGCAGGGAAAGGCAGTTGGCACAAGCAGAGGAATGGTGTGGTTTCCACATGTGGAGCAGTGAAATGGATGAGGACTCTACCCTCAAAGAGATGGTCTCCCCTGGCAGAGGGGAGAGATGAGAGAAGTCTGTGAATACGATTGGCTTGAAGATGACAAATGGGATACGAGTGTTAAGTGCAGTGATAGTTATAAACTGCAGAATTCATTACTGTGGGATGTACTGGATACTGAAAGATTACAAGAGTTAGAAAGCAAATGGAGAAGAACTCTAGTGAGGGTCATTAGGTGCAGGAAACGccacttctgctttcagaggCCTTGAAGATGctttgcagcttctgctgtgcCCTAGATATCTGATGTTGACTGTTGTTAGAGGAGGATGACATAGACTGTCTCAGTAAGACATAGTCTGTCTCGGTACAGCTTTGTGTGTTCTCCTTTTTCCGTGGGAGGTAGTttcttttgcacagaaaaatagaGGTAGCAGAAATTTAAATAGTCTTAGAAAGCTATTGAGTCTTTTGAACACAGATCTTCAGTAAGCTGTGTGTTCTGGGTGAGCCTGCCTGAAGAGCCTGAGTTTCTGTGAGCTTGCTGTGTTACCCTTCATCCTGCTGGCTACTAGCACAGAACTAACTAGATTAATCTTTGGATTGACCCAGTACTGCAGTCATTACTGagttctgcagtgtttctggGTAGGCTTGGGGTTTGGTCACAGACTCTTGGAAATAGAATCTGAGTCCAGCCTGCTCCAAGGGCTTTGTTTACTATGTAAAAATCCTCACTGATGGGGCTTGGTTGGAGGCTCACTATTGTTTCAGTCATCTCAGAGAAAGCAGATGCCTTTTTCTGGATTTAGTTGGTGTCAGCCATTATGAATGTGGTGCTCTAGGGTTTAAGTAACACCACCTGCTCGCATGTTTAAGTCcgtattatttaaaaaatgtgaggGAGTTGGTTTTGTTAATATGAATTTTAGAAAATCTGTTCAAAAACATAAATGAGAAGAATAGACTGACTCTGTCCTCTTCAACAAAGCAGTATCATATTAACCTAATTCTTCttaataaattgatttttgCACTGGCctttaaatataatattaattatatttaagaCTGAGTGTTTGACTAACAGCCCAATGTGTCTATTTCACACTCCACTAATGTGAATCCATTTTAGAGGCAGTGGTTCTTACTGGTATATACAAAGTTTAAATTGTCTGAGGACCCAGAGACAGCACAGGTAATTCTTCTGCACCGCCTTTGTGTATTAAAAAGCTACAGCTGTTTGTTCTACAGGGGATTCTAAGAGTTGTTCCCTCTTATTCTTGGGTACtacatgtaaaatacaaatatttctttgcctCTTGAATGCtcatctttctcattttattatttgaagGCTGGGGATCTTTAGCTGGTgttgtttagcttttttttttgtttagcttttgcttgttggttttgggggttttttgagaaATGATGTTTGCTCTTATTAATGGTGCATATTATGCCTGTTTTCTGTAGCAAGCAGTTGTGTCATAACGATGTCATAATGTGTTGTCAGTACTTGAAGGAAAACACTGCCTGATTATTCcacttttctttgtctttctcagTTCTGTGCCAATGACCCTGAAGTGTTTGTCCAAGCAGCACTGTTGGCTCAGGATTATTGTGATGCCATAGACCTAAATTTGGGTTGCCCCCAAATGATTGCAAAGAGAGGTGCGTGCAAATAGGAACCCTGACTAAACAGAGAAATAGCATGTTTCAAGTGTGAATGCTGACAGTAAAACATCAGGAGGACCAAATTAAGCCTTggaggggggagcgggggctgcagtgctggtgaaGTCAGACTTAGTTACGCGAACAAGTAATGCTTTGTAGTACCTAAAGCAAAAATTAGATACACTAATAACTAATTCCAAATTCTCTTGAGTGGCAGTTCTTGTGTCTAGAATGTCCTTcagaagaagtatttttagCTGTCAGTGGCAATGTACCAGCCTTTGGGAGTAGCAGTGAAAGTAGGGTGTGGGGATTCATTGTTTATCCTGTAAATCTGGGGTGGCATGGGCAACAGAATGATCCAACTCTCCCAGTTTGGGCAGGACAGAGCAACTCTGTTTCTGTCAGTGAGGCATGACTGTCTGGATCTTTGTATGTGAACGTTTATGAAAGCTGTATAATTCAGAATCTTCTGTACAAGTCTGTTGTATGCTTTTTTATTATAGGTCACTATGGAGCATTTCTGCAAGAGGAGTGGGATCTTCTTCAGAGAATGAGTAAGTCTTTAGAAAGGCCTCACTTCAGAGAGGTTTCACTTTGAGAGGGAATGGGATGAACTCATCGTTGAGAGGAGGTTTAGGGATTTTGGGGGAAAGGAGGTGCAGCATGTTTCTTTGAGGAGGGTtgtgtttgggttggttttttttcttactgtattcCAGTGGCACCCTCAAGATACTTGGTGGTATCCCACTACAGACTCATGCTAGATCTGCTCAAAGGCTGCAGTACCTGCAACAGACTGCAGGTGAAAGGGGGTCAATTAAGTCCTAATCTAATGATGGTTTAGTGGCTCTCCAGCTCTAGAAACACTAGAACTTGCAGTGCCTTACTTCTTCACTTTGAAGTTCTCGGGTGCCGGGAGTTATGTTCCTGCTTGAAGCCACAGTTGCCCTTTTCTGAACAACTCAGCATACTCTTCCTGTCCACACCACAGCAAGTTACACCTCCCTTCTCCAAATTTGTGTAGGATGTTTTCAGACTATTGGTAGCAGTTGTGAATAGTAtcgtgtttttttttaagatatacATTTAGAACTGATTTAAAAAGCAAGGGCTTGGTTGTGGTGTGGAGCTGAGAATGTGCATTCACCCCACTTCAAAGGAAGTGTCTGAACCATGAAGTTAGAGAGTCTGTTTGCGTTCCCTGTGGTCCAGGGAATCTTGAATTATGTTTGGCACAAAGACACTGCTGAGAACCTGGAAAGGTAGACAGTgcttccctgcccagcacaTAATGTGGTTGTTAGGGTGCTCTTAGGAGTGAAAGATGCAAATCGGGACAGCCTCAAGGTGAGAAGGGAACCCAGATCATCTAGTTGGGCGAGAACCCAGGCTGTCTAGTAAGAGAGTTGTCTTACTAGGCTGTTGTCTAAAAAGAGAGCAAagcttcctcttcctccttctcccccagccTCATTTAAAATGATGGAGTACTGTTTTCTGCTTGCACCTGTATACACCTTGTTTGCTCCTTTGAAAGTGTGATAGGAGCTACCTATCATTATTGCTTCTAGGATTTGGATTAGAAGACAGCAGGAACTTCCTACATTATACATCCAGGctctggaagagaaaagaatttCAGGCATGCTATTGCTCAGTGTTTTCCTGTTGGCTGTCTTTGTTAGCTCTCTTTTTAGTAGTTTTCCAATTCTATGCACTGTGTAAAGACTGGGAGTTTAACATGTTCTAGATTTCACCCTGACTCTGTAACCTACATTTACTACTTAACTGGGTCCACAGCCTACCTCAGTTGATAAGCCTCTGCTTGCCATGACAAGACTGTACTTGTCATGGTTATTTGGGTGATAATTTGGAAAGAAGCAAAGCATCTTTTGTAGGAAAGGTGGACAAGTGAGTGTTAATGTTGTTGGCAGAGTAGGAGAGTACAATAGCCTGTGTCGAAAGTAAACCTGTTTCAATGATTAAGATTTGAGGGGGGTTGGTCCTTGAAAGTGAAGGTTTGATGCACTGCAAATATTAGGGCTATTAAATGCTGACTATTTTATGCCTTATTAGAATGTGGATTTTGTGTTTCATCTTTTACTGTTACTTGATTAACCTATGCAATAAGGATTGCAGAGGACATTGCTGATTGTTTAAGCTGTGAGAACTGCATAGCATTAACTTTTCAGGCTTTTTCCAAACCCAGTATCAGATCTTGAGGAGAGCAGGCACTTTTCATAGCATTGTGCAGCCCACTTACCTGTCTTTTCAATCTTTCCCAGTTTTACTGGCTAACGAGAAGCTCTCTGTTCCCATCACATGCAAAATCCGCGTTTTCCCAGAAATTGACAAGACAGTGAAGTATGCACAGATGCTGGAGAAAGCTGGCTGCCAGGTAAGGAGGCAGCTGCTCCCTGTACTGTTGCATTGGACACATGTCTCTGTAAAGCATCTGATGACCAGATCCTGGTATACTGTGGAGGTGAATAGGCTACATTGTtttacagacacagaaaaaggGATGCAGAGAGATTGTGTGTATCTGCAATCATAGGCAGCAGTTTAATAGTATGATATGGAAGATAACGTGATTTCAGAGTCTTTCTTGTAATCAGTGCATGGTGCAGCATCCTTCACTGTGGTTGAGCATCTCAGTCTAACATAGTGCTGCAAGAGGCAGTGTGAATGTGTGAAACCCACAGGGCtatagaaaaaaacagtatcaaAGATGACCACCACTAGTGAAGAAATAGGCAGCCTTCTAGGATTTAACTCCAGCTAAACTGGAAGAGACAGTCTGTAGTTAGGGCTAGTGCAGACAGTATTCAGGCCTTCTGCTGAGGACCAAGCCAGATCAATGTATCACAAATTCCAAAGTGAGTCACAAATGTGAGCCAATGCAATAAGAGATCTGTATGTTCTCCCAAAACACAATCTTGTCATGCTGTGGAATAGCAAGCTGAAAGAAGCCCAAAACCATGCCATGGTAGGTGAGCTGCTGGTATCTTCCTGTGATACCAAAGTCCCTGCACTGTTGAAATAACAGTGGGAATTCAGTGACATCCATGAAGTGTATGGGGTCAAAGGAAATTTTTGTCAGTGGATTTGTTCCAGTGGTTCATACACATGGAAAGTAAATGTAACTTTCTGTTCTAGCTGTTGACTGTGCACGGCCGTactaaagaacagaaaggacCACTTGCTGGTGTGGCATCTTGGGAGCACATTCAAGCTGTCAGGTTAGTGAGCAGTACCAATCTTTGTGGATTTCTGCTAACATGCTGTGAAGGTAGATTTTAAGTGGAGTGTGCAGCGGCATTGAAGAGCAAACAGACCTGTATGAGAGGAGTAGAATTTCTGGGTTGACTCTTAACTCTCATTTTTATGCATCTGTTTTGTTCACTGGTATAGAAAAGCTGTAAGCATTCCTGTCTTTGCAAATGGAAACATCCAGTGTCTCAGTGATGTGGAAGAATGTATCCGTAAGACAGGAGTGCACGGTGTCATGAGTGCaggtaaagaaaatgaacttttacttaaaatatatgaaaataccAACAGTTTCTTACTCTCCTAGCAGCCCcatatacatttattaaaagCTTATGTCAGACTGACTTGAAACAACAGCTTTGATTGAAAGCTGAGTAGCCATTCTCTGTCCTCATATACTGGCCATCTCTTACCAGGACCAGGCATTACTTAAGATTTGTAAGAATTGTTATGTTGGACTTGTAGTATCATTGAGTGGACAGCTCAAATCTAATTATTTGACAAAGGCGTATGGGACTCCTGTTGTCCTGGAATATTTTCATGACATCTATTAATCAATGGAATGTTTTTCGAATAGATCTTGCAGCAGTAAGTGTGTCCGCTAATTAGTATTCCTGCACATGGTTCATGTGGAATGGGACAAGAAAGAATTGGCATAACTTCCTACAGGAAGAGCTAGGATAGACATCAGAAGAAGCTTCCAATCACTCGCACAGTTAAagcaatgaaacattttttttggggggggggaggggattgTAGAGTCTTATTTTTAGAGAATACTTGTTAACAAAAGCCTTGTGAAGCTAGTAGAGAAAAGCATAGTGAGAAGCAGTGTCTGTAAACTTAAACCAGAAACTGTGATTACAGACATAAGGTAAGACACCCATTGCCCAAGTATTTAACTATTAGGCAACAAAAGCAGCGATTTatctatttattaatttttttactgtcttgtGTCAAGATTGGATGCCTTTCTGACAAATGTGCTTTAGTTAGATATGAGCTGTTTGGCTCAATTAAGAATTGTATAGTGAAATATAGTATCCTGAGATCAGGCTAGAGTTCAGTGGACCCCGTGTTCCTCTTTGTGAGTACATGGGTTATGTGTCTGTGTCAGGCTGGTAGAATCATAACAGAGCTGATAAGTTCCAGAGCctagattttgttttctgtttcaatcCTGAAATGAAAGTTtgagtatttcttttcattccctAGAAGGTAATCTTCATAACCCAGCTTTGTTTGAGGGCCGAAACCCATTGGTGTGGGAGATGGCTGAGGAGTATCTGGAGATAGTGCAGAAGTACCCTTGTCCATTGTCTTATGTTAGGGCTCATCTCTTCAAGCTCTGGCATCACACGTGAGTATCTCCAGAGAACTCTTAATGTTTTCAGGGCTCATCCTGCTAAGCAAGTGTCTGACTTTTCTGGACAAGGATTTGTTTGGCCAGAATTAGTATGccacaagttttcttttctggaccTGGCTGGAGAGAATGCGGGCTGAGGCCTTTACCCTTCACTGTTTATCTGGGAAACAGGGCATGGGGAATTAATAAGTTACCACAGGATAAGCTAGGGTGGGAGCTCACAGCACGTCAGCTACT
The Falco rusticolus isolate bFalRus1 chromosome 1, bFalRus1.pri, whole genome shotgun sequence genome window above contains:
- the DUS1L gene encoding tRNA-dihydrouridine(16/17) synthase [NAD(P)(+)]-like isoform X2, which codes for MPKLRGEAFWRETLRSAHYVVAPMVDQSELAWRLLSRRHGAQLCYTPMLHAQVFLRDANYRRENLYGEACPEDRPLIVQFCANDPEVFVQAALLAQDYCDAIDLNLGCPQMIAKRGHYGAFLQEEWDLLQRMILLANEKLSVPITCKIRVFPEIDKTVKYAQMLEKAGCQLLTVHGRTKEQKGPLAGVASWEHIQAVRKAVSIPVFANGNIQCLSDVEECIRKTGVHGVMSAEGNLHNPALFEGRNPLVWEMAEEYLEIVQKYPCPLSYVRAHLFKLWHHTLQVYQQLREELAKVKTLEGIVDVNRELKLRCQEEMANQKEGEKPKEGLPFFHWICQPYIRPGPKERCKENGASGTEKGVRGKRALEEEEDGNSELLSKNKQKKKLRNPNKSFDPSLKPKYAKCDQCGNPKGSKCVFNMCRGCCKKQAFKETADCPGHGLLFKTKYEKSLSWQSSQRVTQNPEISRRGDVDVGDTAVLKEAGDSAV
- the DUS1L gene encoding tRNA-dihydrouridine(16/17) synthase [NAD(P)(+)]-like isoform X1, which encodes MPKLRGEAFWRETLRSAHYVVAPMVDQSELAWRLLSRRHGAQLCYTPMLHAQVFLRDANYRRENLYGEACPEDRPLIVQFCANDPEVFVQAALLAQDYCDAIDLNLGCPQMIAKRGHYGAFLQEEWDLLQRMILLANEKLSVPITCKIRVFPEIDKTVKYAQMLEKAGCQLLTVHGRTKEQKGPLAGVASWEHIQAVRKAVSIPVFANGNIQCLSDVEECIRKTGVHGVMSAEGNLHNPALFEGRNPLVWEMAEEYLEIVQKYPCPLSYVRAHLFKLWHHTLQVYQQLREELAKVKTLEGIVDVNRELKLRCQEEMANQKEGEKPKEGLPFFHWICQPYIRPGPKERCKENGASGTEKGVRGKRALEEEEDGNSELLSKNKQKKKLRNPNKSFDPSLKPKYAKCDQCGNPKLLYTPISTQGSKCVFNMCRGCCKKQAFKETADCPGHGLLFKTKYEKSLSWQSSQRVTQNPEISRRGDVDVGDTAVLKEAGDSAV